The Syngnathus scovelli strain Florida chromosome 18, RoL_Ssco_1.2, whole genome shotgun sequence genome contains a region encoding:
- the mpp7a gene encoding MAGUK p55 subfamily member 7 isoform X3, with protein MPALTAGAGQEPGLYELLAALPSKLKPHAGHPEENTFLQGMFGEKSLHSLFKIHDRLQHYEESKPTPVSNDAASLCTQLSEELQGKSTSSEVSELLKLLAEPHLMNFLSVHDVVAQKKYDPELPPMPEDFNDDEDSVKIIRLVKNKEPLGATIKQDEITGAILVARIMKGGAADRSGLIHVGDELKEVNGIPVDDKQPEEIIRILAQSQGAITFKIVPGIKEDVLTKEPKMFVRALFDYDPKDDKAIPCPEAGLAFKKGSILQIMSQDDTTWWQAKHEGDANPRAGLIPSKHFQERRLALQSPAAIRPIHRSSIRRSIGFRRSFRLSRKDKKTNKSMYECKKSEIYDTADVPTYEEVTKYQRQGRAKHRLVVLVGPSGVGLNELKRKLLISDPQHFSVTIPHTSRPKKNLENDGVEYHFISKQLFETDIHNNKFIEFGEYKGNYYGTSLDSIRSVLSKNKVCLLDLQPHTLKHLRTAEFKPFVVFVKPPTIERLRETRINAKVISRKDEKESAKSFTEEDFQEMVTSAQTMEKQYGHLFEKVIINDNLTEAFGELRVALKKVEMDTQWVPVSWTHS; from the exons ATGCCCGCCCTGACCGCCGGAGCGGGCCAAGAGCCAG GGCTGTATGAGTTGCTAGCGGCGTTACCGTCAAAACTGAAGCCCCATGCCGGCCACCCTGAGGAAAACACTTTCCTCCAGGGCATGTTTGGGGAGAAAAGCCTCCATTCACTCTTCAAG ATTCATGATCGGCTGCAGCATTATGAAGAGAGCAAACCCACGCCTGTCTCGAATGATGCTGCAAGTCTGTGCACTCAA tTGTCCGAGGAGCTTCAAGGGAAATCAACTTCAAGTGAAGTCAGTGAACTTCTCAAGCTATTAGCTGAGCCCCACTTGAtg AATTTTCTgtcagtccatgatgtggttgcACAGAAGAAGTATGACCCTGAACTACCTCCAATGCCTGAAGACTTCAACGACGACGAGGATTCTGTGAAAATCATAAGACTGGTTAAAAACAAGGAGCCCCTC GGAGCTACGATAAAGCAAGATGAAATCACGGGAGCTATCCTTGTGGCCCGAATCATGAAAGGAGGGGCAGCAGACAGAAGTG GCCTTATTCACGTCGGGGACGAGCTGAAGGAGGTCAATGGAATCCCCGTGGATGACAAACAACCAGAGGAAATTATTCGTATTCTG GCTCAATCACAAGGGGCCATTACCTTCAAAATTGTTCCTGGGATCAAAGAGGACGTATTAACCAAGGAGCCAAAG ATGTTTGTGAGGGCACTCTTTGACTATGACCCAAAAGACGACAAAGCCATCCCGTGTCCTGAAGCCGGACTCGCCTTCAAAAAGGGCTCCATTCTTCAGATCATGAGCCAAGATGACACAACCTGGTGGCAGGCCAAACATGAAGGGGACGCTAACCCCCGCGCTGGCTTAATCCCGTCCAAACACTTTCAAGAAAG GAGACTTGCTTTGCAAAGTCCTGCTGCAATCCGCCCGATCCATCGGTCTTCAATTCGACGATCCA TTGGCTTCAGAAGAAGCTTCCGTCTCAGCAGGAAAGACAAGAAGACCAACAAGTCCATGTACGAGTGTAAGAAGAGTGAAATTTACGATACAGCCGACGTTCCCACTTACGAAGAGGTCACGAAATACCAGAGGCAGGGTAGAGCTAAACACCGACTAGTGGTCCTAGTTG GACCGTCTGGAGTAGGCTTGAATGAGCTGAAGAGGAAACTTTTGATTTCCGATCCACAGCACTTCAGTGTGACCATCCCAC ACACAAGTCGGCCCAAGAAGAACCTGGAGAACGACGGTGTGGAATACCATTTTATCTCAAAACAGCTCTTTGAGACGGATATTCACAACAATAA GTTCATCGAGTTCGGCGAGTACAAAGGGAATTACTACGGGACAAGTTTAGACTCAATACGGTCGGTCCTTTCCAAGAACAAAGTGTGTCTATTGGACTTGCAGCCTCAT ACATTAAAGCACCTGCGGACAGCAGAGTTTAAACCGTTTGTAGTTTTCGTGAAGCCTCCTACGATTGAGAGATTGAGGGAGACCAGGATTAACGCTAAAGTCATTTCAAGGAAGGATGAGAAGGAATCCGCTAAGTCATTTACG GAAGAAGATTTTCAAGAGATGGTAACAAGCGCCCAGACAATGGAGAAGCAATACGGGCATCTATTTGAGAAGGTCATCATCAACGATAACCTCACAGAGGCCTTTGGCGAGCTACGTGTGGCACTCAAGAAAGTGGAGATGGACACACAATGGGTTCCCGTTAGCTGGACTCACTCTTGA
- the mpp7a gene encoding MAGUK p55 subfamily member 7 isoform X2, with translation MPALTAGAGQEPGLYELLAALPSKLKPHAGHPEENTFLQGMFGEKSLHSLFKIHDRLQHYEESKPTPVSNDAASLCTQLSEELQGKSTSSEVSELLKLLAEPHLMNFLSVHDVVAQKKYDPELPPMPEDFNDDEDSVKIIRLVKNKEPLGATIKQDEITGAILVARIMKGGAADRSGLIHVGDELKEVNGIPVDDKQPEEIIRILAQSQGAITFKIVPGIKEDVLTKEPKMFVRALFDYDPKDDKAIPCPEAGLAFKKGSILQIMSQDDTTWWQAKHEGDANPRAGLIPSKHFQERRLALQSPAAIRPIHRSSIRRSKDADFISGSRLVGFRRSFRLSRKDKKTNKSMYECKKSEIYDTADVPTYEEVTKYQRQGRAKHRLVVLVGPSGVGLNELKRKLLISDPQHFSVTIPHTSRPKKNLENDGVEYHFISKQLFETDIHNNKFIEFGEYKGNYYGTSLDSIRSVLSKNKVCLLDLQPHTLKHLRTAEFKPFVVFVKPPTIERLRETRINAKVISRKDEKESAKSFTEEDFQEMVTSAQTMEKQYGHLFEKVIINDNLTEAFGELRVALKKVEMDTQWVPVSWTHS, from the exons ATGCCCGCCCTGACCGCCGGAGCGGGCCAAGAGCCAG GGCTGTATGAGTTGCTAGCGGCGTTACCGTCAAAACTGAAGCCCCATGCCGGCCACCCTGAGGAAAACACTTTCCTCCAGGGCATGTTTGGGGAGAAAAGCCTCCATTCACTCTTCAAG ATTCATGATCGGCTGCAGCATTATGAAGAGAGCAAACCCACGCCTGTCTCGAATGATGCTGCAAGTCTGTGCACTCAA tTGTCCGAGGAGCTTCAAGGGAAATCAACTTCAAGTGAAGTCAGTGAACTTCTCAAGCTATTAGCTGAGCCCCACTTGAtg AATTTTCTgtcagtccatgatgtggttgcACAGAAGAAGTATGACCCTGAACTACCTCCAATGCCTGAAGACTTCAACGACGACGAGGATTCTGTGAAAATCATAAGACTGGTTAAAAACAAGGAGCCCCTC GGAGCTACGATAAAGCAAGATGAAATCACGGGAGCTATCCTTGTGGCCCGAATCATGAAAGGAGGGGCAGCAGACAGAAGTG GCCTTATTCACGTCGGGGACGAGCTGAAGGAGGTCAATGGAATCCCCGTGGATGACAAACAACCAGAGGAAATTATTCGTATTCTG GCTCAATCACAAGGGGCCATTACCTTCAAAATTGTTCCTGGGATCAAAGAGGACGTATTAACCAAGGAGCCAAAG ATGTTTGTGAGGGCACTCTTTGACTATGACCCAAAAGACGACAAAGCCATCCCGTGTCCTGAAGCCGGACTCGCCTTCAAAAAGGGCTCCATTCTTCAGATCATGAGCCAAGATGACACAACCTGGTGGCAGGCCAAACATGAAGGGGACGCTAACCCCCGCGCTGGCTTAATCCCGTCCAAACACTTTCAAGAAAG GAGACTTGCTTTGCAAAGTCCTGCTGCAATCCGCCCGATCCATCGGTCTTCAATTCGACGATCCA AGGATGCTGACTTTATTAGCGGATCCCGTTTAG TTGGCTTCAGAAGAAGCTTCCGTCTCAGCAGGAAAGACAAGAAGACCAACAAGTCCATGTACGAGTGTAAGAAGAGTGAAATTTACGATACAGCCGACGTTCCCACTTACGAAGAGGTCACGAAATACCAGAGGCAGGGTAGAGCTAAACACCGACTAGTGGTCCTAGTTG GACCGTCTGGAGTAGGCTTGAATGAGCTGAAGAGGAAACTTTTGATTTCCGATCCACAGCACTTCAGTGTGACCATCCCAC ACACAAGTCGGCCCAAGAAGAACCTGGAGAACGACGGTGTGGAATACCATTTTATCTCAAAACAGCTCTTTGAGACGGATATTCACAACAATAA GTTCATCGAGTTCGGCGAGTACAAAGGGAATTACTACGGGACAAGTTTAGACTCAATACGGTCGGTCCTTTCCAAGAACAAAGTGTGTCTATTGGACTTGCAGCCTCAT ACATTAAAGCACCTGCGGACAGCAGAGTTTAAACCGTTTGTAGTTTTCGTGAAGCCTCCTACGATTGAGAGATTGAGGGAGACCAGGATTAACGCTAAAGTCATTTCAAGGAAGGATGAGAAGGAATCCGCTAAGTCATTTACG GAAGAAGATTTTCAAGAGATGGTAACAAGCGCCCAGACAATGGAGAAGCAATACGGGCATCTATTTGAGAAGGTCATCATCAACGATAACCTCACAGAGGCCTTTGGCGAGCTACGTGTGGCACTCAAGAAAGTGGAGATGGACACACAATGGGTTCCCGTTAGCTGGACTCACTCTTGA
- the mpp7a gene encoding MAGUK p55 subfamily member 7 isoform X1, whose amino-acid sequence MPALTAGAGQEPGLYELLAALPSKLKPHAGHPEENTFLQGMFGEKSLHSLFKIHDRLQHYEESKPTPVSNDAASLCTQLSEELQGKSTSSEVSELLKLLAEPHLMNFLSVHDVVAQKKYDPELPPMPEDFNDDEDSVKIIRLVKNKEPLGATIKQDEITGAILVARIMKGGAADRSGLIHVGDELKEVNGIPVDDKQPEEIIRILAQSQGAITFKIVPGIKEDVLTKEPKMFVRALFDYDPKDDKAIPCPEAGLAFKKGSILQIMSQDDTTWWQAKHEGDANPRAGLIPSKHFQERRLALQSPAAIRPIHRSSIRRSNDVAVDCEDADFISGSRLVGFRRSFRLSRKDKKTNKSMYECKKSEIYDTADVPTYEEVTKYQRQGRAKHRLVVLVGPSGVGLNELKRKLLISDPQHFSVTIPHTSRPKKNLENDGVEYHFISKQLFETDIHNNKFIEFGEYKGNYYGTSLDSIRSVLSKNKVCLLDLQPHTLKHLRTAEFKPFVVFVKPPTIERLRETRINAKVISRKDEKESAKSFTEEDFQEMVTSAQTMEKQYGHLFEKVIINDNLTEAFGELRVALKKVEMDTQWVPVSWTHS is encoded by the exons ATGCCCGCCCTGACCGCCGGAGCGGGCCAAGAGCCAG GGCTGTATGAGTTGCTAGCGGCGTTACCGTCAAAACTGAAGCCCCATGCCGGCCACCCTGAGGAAAACACTTTCCTCCAGGGCATGTTTGGGGAGAAAAGCCTCCATTCACTCTTCAAG ATTCATGATCGGCTGCAGCATTATGAAGAGAGCAAACCCACGCCTGTCTCGAATGATGCTGCAAGTCTGTGCACTCAA tTGTCCGAGGAGCTTCAAGGGAAATCAACTTCAAGTGAAGTCAGTGAACTTCTCAAGCTATTAGCTGAGCCCCACTTGAtg AATTTTCTgtcagtccatgatgtggttgcACAGAAGAAGTATGACCCTGAACTACCTCCAATGCCTGAAGACTTCAACGACGACGAGGATTCTGTGAAAATCATAAGACTGGTTAAAAACAAGGAGCCCCTC GGAGCTACGATAAAGCAAGATGAAATCACGGGAGCTATCCTTGTGGCCCGAATCATGAAAGGAGGGGCAGCAGACAGAAGTG GCCTTATTCACGTCGGGGACGAGCTGAAGGAGGTCAATGGAATCCCCGTGGATGACAAACAACCAGAGGAAATTATTCGTATTCTG GCTCAATCACAAGGGGCCATTACCTTCAAAATTGTTCCTGGGATCAAAGAGGACGTATTAACCAAGGAGCCAAAG ATGTTTGTGAGGGCACTCTTTGACTATGACCCAAAAGACGACAAAGCCATCCCGTGTCCTGAAGCCGGACTCGCCTTCAAAAAGGGCTCCATTCTTCAGATCATGAGCCAAGATGACACAACCTGGTGGCAGGCCAAACATGAAGGGGACGCTAACCCCCGCGCTGGCTTAATCCCGTCCAAACACTTTCAAGAAAG GAGACTTGCTTTGCAAAGTCCTGCTGCAATCCGCCCGATCCATCGGTCTTCAATTCGACGATCCA ATGATGTGGCTGTAGATTGTG AGGATGCTGACTTTATTAGCGGATCCCGTTTAG TTGGCTTCAGAAGAAGCTTCCGTCTCAGCAGGAAAGACAAGAAGACCAACAAGTCCATGTACGAGTGTAAGAAGAGTGAAATTTACGATACAGCCGACGTTCCCACTTACGAAGAGGTCACGAAATACCAGAGGCAGGGTAGAGCTAAACACCGACTAGTGGTCCTAGTTG GACCGTCTGGAGTAGGCTTGAATGAGCTGAAGAGGAAACTTTTGATTTCCGATCCACAGCACTTCAGTGTGACCATCCCAC ACACAAGTCGGCCCAAGAAGAACCTGGAGAACGACGGTGTGGAATACCATTTTATCTCAAAACAGCTCTTTGAGACGGATATTCACAACAATAA GTTCATCGAGTTCGGCGAGTACAAAGGGAATTACTACGGGACAAGTTTAGACTCAATACGGTCGGTCCTTTCCAAGAACAAAGTGTGTCTATTGGACTTGCAGCCTCAT ACATTAAAGCACCTGCGGACAGCAGAGTTTAAACCGTTTGTAGTTTTCGTGAAGCCTCCTACGATTGAGAGATTGAGGGAGACCAGGATTAACGCTAAAGTCATTTCAAGGAAGGATGAGAAGGAATCCGCTAAGTCATTTACG GAAGAAGATTTTCAAGAGATGGTAACAAGCGCCCAGACAATGGAGAAGCAATACGGGCATCTATTTGAGAAGGTCATCATCAACGATAACCTCACAGAGGCCTTTGGCGAGCTACGTGTGGCACTCAAGAAAGTGGAGATGGACACACAATGGGTTCCCGTTAGCTGGACTCACTCTTGA
- the waca gene encoding WW domain-containing adapter protein with coiled-coil isoform X1: MVMYARKQPRLGDGCDRRDSQPYQTLKYSSKSHPGGDHRHEKLRDHSDVTPPCKVLRRSDSPENKHSDSTGHSRAKAVHAHRARDRDGGTSSSPHENSHNHSSVQSSNSHSNPSKASDTTHEPGDDWSEHISSSGKKYYYNCRTEVSQWEKPKEWLEREQRQKETTKQTAVVNSFPKDRDYRLQTSVPPGFSAAKSASTTKPTTTQATQSSSSGSGSSNPSSGTPGTSSSSTVPVSPVLQSPAPPLLQDPTLLRQLLPALQTALQLNNASMDMAKINEVLTAAVTQASLQSMLHKLLTAGPSPFNITTILSQAAQLSSQVAAQQSNQSPMSLTSDASSPRSYVSPRISTPQTNAGPLKPLLGTQAGISLSKVSSPAVKQSSHSQQIGQQPLPSDKQHTHDASTASPRTLQRQSSQRSPSQSPNHVAPGSGSNATPTSASTASTSSTTRPSCSFTPTLAAHFNENLIKHVQGWPAEHAEKQASRLREEAHTMGSICMSENCTELKNLRSLVRVSEIQATLREQRILFLRQQIKELEKLKNQNSFMV; this comes from the exons ATGGTAATGTATGCGAGGAAACAACCGAGACTCGGCGATgg GTGCGACCGAAGAGATTCTCAGCCCTATCAG aCTCTCAAATATTCATCCAAGAGCCATCCAGGAGGGGATCACAGACATGAAAAACTGCGAGACCACTCGGATGTCACCCCTCCCTGCAAAGTGCTTCGGAGGTCTGACAGCCCAGAAAACAAACACAGTGACAGCACAGGACACAGCAGAGCAAAGGCTGTCCACGCTCACAGGGCCAGGGATCGCGATGGAG GGACCAGTTCTTCGCCACATGAAAATTCTCATAACCACAGTAGCGTTCAAAGTTCCAACTCACATTCAAACCCTAGCAAAGCTTCAGACACA ACCCACGAGCCAGGTGATGACTGGTCGGAACACATCAGCTCATCTGGGAAGAAATACTATTACAACTGCCGAACAGAGGTGTCCCAGTGGGAGAAACCCAAGGAATGGCTTGAGAG AGAGCAGCGtcaaaaagaaacaacaaaacaGACGGCAGTTGTTAACAGTTTTCCTAAGGACAGGGACTACAGACTGCAGACATCGGTGCCCCCTGGTTTCTCAGCAGCAA AGTCGGCGTCCACGACGAAACCCACGACGACTCAGGCGACGCAGTCCTCGTCTTCCGGCTCAGGGAGCTCGAACCCCTCTTCAGGAACGCCGGGGACGTCGTCGTCCTCCACCGTCCCCGTCTCTCCGGTCCTGCAGTCCCCCGCGCCTCCGCTTCTCCAAGACCCCACCTTGTTACGCCAGCTTCTTCCTGCACTTCAGACTGCCCTGCAGCTCAATAATGCCAGCATGGACATGGCTAAAATAAACGAAG TTCTGACAGCTGCTGTCACGCAAGCTTCGTTACAGTCAATGCTTCATAAGCTCCTTACTGCTGGACCGTCACCTTTCAATATTACTACGATTCTCTCTCAAGCGGCTCAACTGTCCAGCCAAG TAGCAGCTCAGCAGTCCAACCAGTCGCCGATGTCGCTAACGTCAGATGCGTCATCGCCCAGATCCTATGTTTCTCCTCGCATCAGCACGCCGCAAACCAACGCCGGTCCCCTCAAACCCCTCCTCGGCACACAGGCGGGCATCTCGCTGTCAAAG GTGAGCTCGCCAGCAGTCAAGCAGTCATCTCACTCGCAGCAGATAGGCCAACAGCCGCTCCCCAGCGATAAACAGCACACTCATGATGCTAGCACAGCGTCACCACGCACCCTCCAGCGCCAAAG CAGTCAGAGGAGTCCCTCACAAAGTCCCAACCACGTCGCACCCGGCAGCGGCAGCAATGCCACCCCCACGTCTGCCTCCACCGCGTCCACTTCCTCGACAACCCGGCCCTCCTGCTCCTTCACGCCCACCCTCGCTGCTCACTTCAACGAGAATCTTATCAAGCATGTTCAAGGTTGGCCTGCTGAACATGCAGAGAAACAG GCATCAAGATTACGTGAAGAGGCTCACACCATGGGCAGCATTTGCATGTCCGAGAACTGCACAGAGCTAAAAAACCTGCGTTCCTTGGTCCGAGTCAGCGAGATTCAAGCCACACTGCGCGAGCAAAG GATACTGTTTCTAAGACAGCAAATCAAAGAACTTGAAAAATTGAAGAACCagaattctttcatggtctga
- the waca gene encoding WW domain-containing adapter protein with coiled-coil isoform X2, giving the protein MVMYARKQPRLGDGCDRRDSQPYQTLKYSSKSHPGGDHRHEKLRDHSDVTPPCKVLRRSDSPENKHSDSTGHSRAKAVHAHRARDRDGGTSSSPHENSHNHSSVQSSNSHSNPSKASDTTHEPGDDWSEHISSSGKKYYYNCRTEVSQWEKPKEWLEREQRQKETTKQTAVVNSFPKDRDYRLQTSVPPGFSAAKSASTTKPTTTQATQSSSSGSGSSNPSSGTPGTSSSSTVPVSPVLQSPAPPLLQDPTLLRQLLPALQTALQLNNASMDMAKINEVLTAAVTQASLQSMLHKLLTAGPSPFNITTILSQAAQLSSQAAQQSNQSPMSLTSDASSPRSYVSPRISTPQTNAGPLKPLLGTQAGISLSKVSSPAVKQSSHSQQIGQQPLPSDKQHTHDASTASPRTLQRQSSQRSPSQSPNHVAPGSGSNATPTSASTASTSSTTRPSCSFTPTLAAHFNENLIKHVQGWPAEHAEKQASRLREEAHTMGSICMSENCTELKNLRSLVRVSEIQATLREQRILFLRQQIKELEKLKNQNSFMV; this is encoded by the exons ATGGTAATGTATGCGAGGAAACAACCGAGACTCGGCGATgg GTGCGACCGAAGAGATTCTCAGCCCTATCAG aCTCTCAAATATTCATCCAAGAGCCATCCAGGAGGGGATCACAGACATGAAAAACTGCGAGACCACTCGGATGTCACCCCTCCCTGCAAAGTGCTTCGGAGGTCTGACAGCCCAGAAAACAAACACAGTGACAGCACAGGACACAGCAGAGCAAAGGCTGTCCACGCTCACAGGGCCAGGGATCGCGATGGAG GGACCAGTTCTTCGCCACATGAAAATTCTCATAACCACAGTAGCGTTCAAAGTTCCAACTCACATTCAAACCCTAGCAAAGCTTCAGACACA ACCCACGAGCCAGGTGATGACTGGTCGGAACACATCAGCTCATCTGGGAAGAAATACTATTACAACTGCCGAACAGAGGTGTCCCAGTGGGAGAAACCCAAGGAATGGCTTGAGAG AGAGCAGCGtcaaaaagaaacaacaaaacaGACGGCAGTTGTTAACAGTTTTCCTAAGGACAGGGACTACAGACTGCAGACATCGGTGCCCCCTGGTTTCTCAGCAGCAA AGTCGGCGTCCACGACGAAACCCACGACGACTCAGGCGACGCAGTCCTCGTCTTCCGGCTCAGGGAGCTCGAACCCCTCTTCAGGAACGCCGGGGACGTCGTCGTCCTCCACCGTCCCCGTCTCTCCGGTCCTGCAGTCCCCCGCGCCTCCGCTTCTCCAAGACCCCACCTTGTTACGCCAGCTTCTTCCTGCACTTCAGACTGCCCTGCAGCTCAATAATGCCAGCATGGACATGGCTAAAATAAACGAAG TTCTGACAGCTGCTGTCACGCAAGCTTCGTTACAGTCAATGCTTCATAAGCTCCTTACTGCTGGACCGTCACCTTTCAATATTACTACGATTCTCTCTCAAGCGGCTCAACTGTCCAGCCAAG CAGCTCAGCAGTCCAACCAGTCGCCGATGTCGCTAACGTCAGATGCGTCATCGCCCAGATCCTATGTTTCTCCTCGCATCAGCACGCCGCAAACCAACGCCGGTCCCCTCAAACCCCTCCTCGGCACACAGGCGGGCATCTCGCTGTCAAAG GTGAGCTCGCCAGCAGTCAAGCAGTCATCTCACTCGCAGCAGATAGGCCAACAGCCGCTCCCCAGCGATAAACAGCACACTCATGATGCTAGCACAGCGTCACCACGCACCCTCCAGCGCCAAAG CAGTCAGAGGAGTCCCTCACAAAGTCCCAACCACGTCGCACCCGGCAGCGGCAGCAATGCCACCCCCACGTCTGCCTCCACCGCGTCCACTTCCTCGACAACCCGGCCCTCCTGCTCCTTCACGCCCACCCTCGCTGCTCACTTCAACGAGAATCTTATCAAGCATGTTCAAGGTTGGCCTGCTGAACATGCAGAGAAACAG GCATCAAGATTACGTGAAGAGGCTCACACCATGGGCAGCATTTGCATGTCCGAGAACTGCACAGAGCTAAAAAACCTGCGTTCCTTGGTCCGAGTCAGCGAGATTCAAGCCACACTGCGCGAGCAAAG GATACTGTTTCTAAGACAGCAAATCAAAGAACTTGAAAAATTGAAGAACCagaattctttcatggtctga
- the bambia gene encoding BMP and activin membrane-bound inhibitor (Xenopus laevis) homolog a, with product MDRHFSLISIWLQLELCAMAILLTKGEIRCYCDAPHCVATGYMCKSELNACFTKVLDPLSSNSPLTHGCLDPIANAGDICSNQRGADALAGAATLDCCHDDMCNYRGLHDLAHTRDSTDHNRYQPESNNRNLVTRVQELASAKEVWFRAAVIAVPIAGGLILVLLIMLALRMLRSENKRLQDQRQQMLSRLHYSFHGHHTKKGHVAKLDLECMVPVTGHENCCLTCDKMRQADLSNDKILSLVHWGMYSGHGKLEFV from the exons ATGGATCGTcacttcagtcttatttcaatttgGCTGCAACTGGAACTCTGCGCCATGGCTATTCTACTCACAAAAG GAGAAATAAGGTGTTACTGTGACGCGCCGCACTGTGTGGCAACGGGCTACATGTGCAAGTCTGAGCTGAACGCCTGCTTCACCAAGGTGTTGGACCCACTCAGCTCAAATTCTCCCCTCACACACGGGTGTTTAGACCCCATCGCCAACGCCGGCGACATCTGTAGCAACCAGAGAGGCGCAGACGCCCTCGCTGGTGCCGCCACTCTGGACTGTTGCCATGACGACATGTGTAACTACAGAGGCCTGCATGACCTGGCGCACACAAGGGACTCCACAG ATCATAATCGGTACCAGCCGGAGAGCAACAACAGGAACCTGGTGACGCGGGTCCAGGAGCTAGCCTCGGCTAAGGAGGTGTGGTTCCGAGCGGCGGTCATCGCAGTGCCCATCGCAGGCGGCCTCATACTGGTCCTGCTCATCATGTTAGCGTTGCGTATGCTACGCAGCGAGAACAAGCGGCTGCAGGACCAGCGGCAGCAGATGctctcgcggcttcactacagctTCCACGGCCACCACACTAAAAAGGGACACGTGGCTAAGCTGGACTTGGAGTGCATGGTGCCAGTCACTGGTCATGAAAACTGCTGTCTGACTTGTGATAAGATGAGACAGGCGGATCTCAGCAATGATAAGATATTGTCCCTTGTCCACTGGGGGATGTATAGCGGTCACGGCAAACTGGAGTTTGTATGA